From a single Brassica napus cultivar Da-Ae chromosome C9, Da-Ae, whole genome shotgun sequence genomic region:
- the LOC125593472 gene encoding ATP synthase subunit beta, chloroplastic-like: MRINPTTSDPAVSIREKNNLGRIAQIIGPVLDVAFPPGKMPNIYNALVVKGRDTLGQEINVTCEVQQLLGNNRVRAVAMSVTEGLKRGMDVVDMGNPLSVPVGGATLGRIFNVLGEPVDNLGPVDTRTTSPIDKSAPAFIELDTKLSIFETGIKVVDLLAPYRREGKIGLFGGAGVGKTVLIMELINNIDKAHGGVSVFGGVGERTREGNDLYMEMKESGVINELNLAESKVALVYGQMNEPPGARMRVGLTALTMAEYFRDVNEQDVLLFINNIFRFVQAGSKVSALLGRMPSAVGYQPTLSTEMGSLQERITSTKKGSITSFQAVYVPADNLTDPAPATTFAHLDATTVLSRGLAAKGIYPAVDPLDSTSTMLQPRIVGEEHYETAQQVKQTLQRYKELQDIIAILGFDELSEEDRLTVARARKIERFLSQPFFVAEVFTGSPGKYVGRAEKIRGFNLILSGEFDSLPEQAFYLVGIIGEATAKATNLEMESKLKK, from the coding sequence atgagaaTAAATCCTACTACTTCGGATCCAGCGGTTTCAATACGTGAAAAAAACAACCTGGGACGTATTGCCCAAATCATTGGTCCGGTACTGGATGTAGCCTTTCCCCCGGGCAAGATGCCTAATATTTACAATGCTCTGGTGGTTAAGGGTCGAGATACGCTTGGTCAAGAAATTAATGTGACTTGTGAAGTACAGCAATTATTAGGAAACAACCGAGTTAGAGCTGTAGCTATGAGCGTGACCGAGGGTTTAAAGAGAGGGATGGACGTGGTTGATATGGGAAATCCTCTAAGTGTTCCAGTCGGCGGAGCGACTCTAGGACGAATTTTCAATGTACTTGGGGAACCTGTTGATAATTTAGGGCCTGTCGATACTCGCACAACATCTCCTATCGATAAATCTGCGCCTGCTTTTATAGAATTAGATACAAAATTATCTATTTTTGAAACAGGAATTAAAGTAGTAGATCTTTTGGCCCCTTATCGTCGTGAGGGAAAAATCGGACTATTCGGTGGGGCTGGCGTGGGTAAAACAGTACTAATTATGGAATTGATCAACAACATTGACAAAGCTCATGGTGGTGTATCCGTATTTGGTGGAGTAGGCGAACGAACTCGCGAAGGAAATGATCTTTACATGGAAATGAAAGAATCTGGAGTCATTAATGAACTAAACCTTGCGGAATCCAAAGTAGCCCTAGTCTACGGTCAGATGAATGAACCGCCGGGAGCTCGTATGAGAGTTGGTCTGACTGCCTTAACTATGGCAGAATATTTCCGAGATGTTAATGAGCAAGACGTACTTCTATTTATCAATAATATCTTCCGTTTTGTACAAGCAGGATCCAAGGTATCCGCTTTATTGGGTAGAATGCCTTCTGCTGTGGGTTACCAACCCACCCTTAGTACCGAAATGGGTTCTTTACAAGAAAGAATTACTTCTACGAAAAAAGGGTCCATAACCTCTTTTCAAGCAGTTTATGTACCTGCAGACAATTTGACTGACCCTGCTCCTGCCACCACATTTGCACATTTAGATGCGACTACCGTACTATCAAGAGGATTAGCTGCTAAAGGTATCTATCCAGCGGTAGATCCTTTAGATTCAACGTCAACTATGCTACAACCTCGAATCGTTGGCGAGGAACATTATGAAACTGCGCAACAAGTCAAGCAAACTTTACAACGTTACAAGGAGCTTCAGGACATTATAGCTATCTTGGGGTTCGACGAATTATCCGAAGAGGATCGCTTAACCGTCGCAAGAGCACGAAAGATTGAGCGTTTCTTATCACAACCTTTTTTCGTAGCAGAAGTATTTACAGGTTCTCCGGGAAAATATGTTGGGCGAGCGGAAAAAATTAGAGGGTTTAATTTGATCCTTTCTGGAGAATTTGATTCTCTTCCTGAACAGGCATTTTACTTAGTGGGTATTATCGGTGAAGCTACTGCGAAGGCTACAAACTTAGAAATGGAGAGTAAATTGAAGAAATGA